Within the Thalassoglobus sp. JC818 genome, the region AATTGCGACTCCCCAGACGATCCAGGAAGGCAAGCCCCAAAAGAGTTGAAGCTCGAGGTCTTCACCCGCTTTCCTGTATCCGTACGCGTAGCAGTACGGAACCGTCCACAGGAAACTCACCGCCCACAGCGACAAGATCGCAATCGCTTCCCGT harbors:
- a CDS encoding DUF997 family protein, with the protein product MKSTEDPVYRHSKREAIAILSLWAVSFLWTVPYCYAYGYRKAGEDLELQLFWGLPSWIVWGVAIPWVVCGVVAIGMCAFYIQDDDLEPVSSDIDLSDAPNPD